In Vigna unguiculata cultivar IT97K-499-35 chromosome 3, ASM411807v1, whole genome shotgun sequence, a single genomic region encodes these proteins:
- the LOC114179002 gene encoding uncharacterized protein LOC114179002 isoform X4 codes for MLFLLPPKFPSQTRLPFPSSPKLKVVSETDVFPSFVPKEVHRIKDPFARSLSKRIQRLPVSVRFLEDPIMSSCVKPMIQNKENPVVLLHGFDSSCLEWRYTYPLLEEAGYETWAFDILGWGFSDLEKLPSCDVVSKRDHFYQFWKSHIKKAMILVGPSLGSAVAIDFAVNYPEAVEKLVLIDASVYAEGTGNLATLPRAAAYAGQLVTSVTQKRGKQVTKWVNLWNGKPMEEAYVLKSTPLRLYANFLSFTNLSFGTSLDWTNVGRLHCLFPWWEDATVDFMTSGGYNVVSQIKKSVRKMDTKAQEVDSRVGSKGVFKDGHVVGGTKA; via the exons ATGTTATTCCTATTGCCACCCAAGTTCCCTTCGCAAACGCGCTTGCCTTTTCCCTCTTCTCCCAAACTGAAGGTTGTGTCCGAAACCGATGTCTTCCCTTCATTTGTCCCTAAAGAAGTCCACAGAATCAAAGACCCTTTTGCGAGAAGCCTTTCTAAACGGATTCAGAGACTTCCCGTTTCT GTGAGGTTCTTGGAAGATCCTATCATGAGTAGTTGTGTGAAGCCGATGATACAGAACAAGGAAAATCCAGTTGTCCTACTTCATGGCTTTGACAG CTCATGTTTAGAATGGAGATACACATATCCATTGCTTGAGGAAGCTGGTTATGAGACATGGGCATTTGACATTCTTGGTTGGGGTTTCTCTGATCTAG AGAAACTTCCTTCATGTGATGTGGTGTCAAAGCGTGATCATTTTTATCAG TTTTGGAAGTCCCACATAAAAAAGGCAATGATATTGGTTGGTCCAAGCCTTGGCTCTGCAGTTGCCATTGATTTTGCAGTCAATTATCCAGAAGCT GTGGAAAAGCTTGTTTTGATTGATGCTAGTGTGTATGCAGAAGGAACAGGAAACCTAGCAACCTTACCTAGAGCAGCAGCCTATGCTGGG CAGCTAGTAACATCTGTGACACAGAAGCGTGGAAAACAAGTAACTAAGTGGGTCAATTTGTGGAATGGTAAACCAATGGAGGAG GCATATGTATTGAAGAGCACTCCATTACGCTTATATGCTAACTTTTTGAGCTTTACAAACTTGTCTTTCGGTACTAGCCTCGATTGGACTAAT GTGGGTCGCTTGCATTGTTTATTTCCATGGTGGGAAGATGCTACAGTTGATTTTATGACTAGTGGTGGTTATAATGTTGTCTCCCAGATAAAAAAG AGTGTAAGGAAAATGGATACAAAAGCTCAAGAGGTTGACTCGCGTGTCGGGTCAAAAGGAGTATTCAAGGATGGACATGTGGTAGGAGGCACAAAAGCATGA